CACATTTGCGGCGCCGCCGGCACGTTCGTTTTGCTCATTTAATAGCACAATAGGCACTGGCGCTTCAGGTGAGATACGACCAACATTGCCTATTAGGTAGCGATCTAGCATCACATCACCAATCACAAGGGCGTGGCCGGCTTGGCTACCAAACGATTTAACAGTGTTTAATAAATGTTGGAGCATGATGTTATACGTCTGACTCTAAGATTTCACACAAGCAATGACCGATAAAAATATGGGCTTCTTGAATACGTGCGGTAACACTAGAGGGCATGATTAAATTATAGTCGCAAATAGCAGTTAATTTGCCGCCTGTGCCGCCAGTTAAACCGACAGTAAACGCGCCGATTGTTTTGGCCGCTTGCATCGCATTGACTACATTGGCACTATTGCCTGATGTGGTAATGCCAATCACCAAGTCTTCTGGCCGACACAATGCTTCTACCTGGCGCGCAAAAATATAGTCATAGCCATAATCATTGCCAACTGACGTCAAGATGGAAGTGTCGGTTGTGAGTGCAATGGCAGGCAGTCCCTTACGCTCTTTTTTAAAGCGCCCAACAATCTCGGCAGCAATATGTTGACTATCTGCGGCGCTGCCACCATTGCCCATTAGTAAAATTTTACCGCCCGATTTGATACAGTTTTGCATAGCAATGCCAACATCGCTAATGTGCGGAAAAAGTGGCCCTAGCGCGCTAAACATGTCGGTGTGCGCAGCATGTTCACCTTTGAGGTAATTAATATAATCCATTAGCAGTATTGATCCTCTTGCATTAAATAGTGTTGCACATAATCTTTAATGCCTTCTTCTAGGCTATAAAAAGCTTTGGTGTATCCCGCATTGCGTAACTTTTGCATCGTTGCTTCGGTATAGTATTGATACTTGCCTTGCAAATCTTGCGGCATATCAATGTAAGTGATATCTGGTTCGTGCCCCATACTTTTCATGACGTTGGTAGCTAAATCTTTAAAGCTGCGCGCTTCGCCAGTGCCAATATTGTATATGCCATTCGCGGTTGGTTTGCCGCTTAAAGCTGTGGTGTAAAAGTGTGCCAGTACGGCTGCGGCATCTTTGACATAGACAAAATCGCGCATTTGCATACCATCTTCAACGCCTGCTTTTGTACCTTTAAACAGCTTCACGGTACCAGTTTCGCTAAACTGGTTGAACGTGTGAAAAGCAACACTCGCCATGCGCTCTTTGTGATATTCATTCGGACCATAGACATTGAAGAATTTAAAGCCAGCCCAGCTTGGTGGGCAAGGTTTATTATCTGCGACTTGCTTTAACACCCATTGGTCAAAAAAGTGTTTGGAATAGCCGTAACCATTTAATGGGCGTAACTTTTCGATAGAAGCGTCATCATAGCCTTGATTGCCATCACCATAAGTGGCTGCAGAGCTGGCATAGAAAAAAGGGATTTTATTGACAGCGCACCATGACCACAAATCTTGTGAATAATGAATATTAGATTCAACGAGTTTGTTAAAATCGCGCTCTGTGGTTGCGCTAATAGCGCCCATATGAATAACGGCTGTTACCCCTTCATTGTCATATAGCCAATCGAATAACTGCTCTTTATCTAGGTAAGTATTGTATTTGCGGTGGACTAGATTTTGCCATTGTGATTCGTGTGTGATGTCATCAACAATGACCAGATCTTCTTGTTTGCACTGTGTGTTGAGATGCCAAGCAACGATTGAACCTA
This region of Methylophilaceae bacterium genomic DNA includes:
- the rfaD gene encoding ADP-glyceromanno-heptose 6-epimerase; the protein is MVVITGGAGMIGSIVAWHLNTQCKQEDLVIVDDITHESQWQNLVHRKYNTYLDKEQLFDWLYDNEGVTAVIHMGAISATTERDFNKLVESNIHYSQDLWSWCAVNKIPFFYASSAATYGDGNQGYDDASIEKLRPLNGYGYSKHFFDQWVLKQVADNKPCPPSWAGFKFFNVYGPNEYHKERMASVAFHTFNQFSETGTVKLFKGTKAGVEDGMQMRDFVYVKDAAAVLAHFYTTALSGKPTANGIYNIGTGEARSFKDLATNVMKSMGHEPDITYIDMPQDLQGKYQYYTEATMQKLRNAGYTKAFYSLEEGIKDYVQHYLMQEDQYC
- a CDS encoding D-sedoheptulose 7-phosphate isomerase, giving the protein MDYINYLKGEHAAHTDMFSALGPLFPHISDVGIAMQNCIKSGGKILLMGNGGSAADSQHIAAEIVGRFKKERKGLPAIALTTDTSILTSVGNDYGYDYIFARQVEALCRPEDLVIGITTSGNSANVVNAMQAAKTIGAFTVGLTGGTGGKLTAICDYNLIMPSSVTARIQEAHIFIGHCLCEILESDV